The following are from one region of the Candidatus Binatia bacterium genome:
- a CDS encoding glutaminyl-peptide cyclotransferase, with protein sequence MKREENEAETRDALRTMCPKVTGNLAPGGRLVATMIHPRIALDVQMGIEKTGGVIELSDGGERRDGTEVLATRGDDTGTYRVRNFFGTQGTYETYLREAGLSEVRWHGLALSDEGREVLGHGRAPRSAPPVAVRRIDPQSADRADPATQPARIPGFRAAPEGPARIPQVFRLLAALSILIATACGAGDGNAEPPSDIPRKTLEIVRSYPHDRTAWTQGLLLEDGAMYESTGLRGRSTLREVDLVTGGTRRSIDLPAGLFAEGLASVGGQLIQLTWTSGVARVYDRATFALERQHSYATQGWGLCHDGARLVMSDGTSTLYFRDPTTFARQGQVTVTQAGKPLKQLNELECVGGKVYANKWMSDWIYEIDPQNGNVTAAIDASGLLTATERAEADVLNGIAYRASSDTYFITGKFWPKLFEVRFSAAR encoded by the coding sequence ATGAAGCGAGAAGAGAACGAAGCCGAAACGCGGGACGCCCTTCGCACGATGTGCCCCAAGGTTACAGGCAACCTCGCGCCCGGCGGACGTCTCGTCGCAACGATGATCCACCCCCGCATCGCGCTGGACGTGCAGATGGGGATCGAGAAGACCGGGGGCGTCATCGAGCTCTCGGACGGCGGAGAGCGTCGCGACGGCACCGAAGTGCTCGCCACGAGGGGCGACGACACGGGAACGTACCGCGTACGGAACTTCTTCGGGACGCAGGGGACCTACGAGACCTATCTGCGGGAAGCCGGACTCTCCGAGGTAAGGTGGCACGGCCTCGCCCTGTCCGACGAGGGGCGTGAGGTGCTCGGCCACGGACGAGCTCCCAGATCCGCTCCCCCCGTCGCAGTGCGCCGGATCGACCCCCAATCAGCCGATCGGGCGGATCCGGCCACCCAGCCCGCGCGAATCCCCGGGTTTCGAGCCGCCCCGGAGGGACCTGCTAGAATCCCGCAGGTGTTCCGACTCCTGGCCGCCCTCAGCATCTTGATCGCCACCGCCTGCGGCGCCGGCGACGGCAACGCGGAGCCTCCGAGCGACATCCCGCGGAAGACGCTCGAGATCGTGCGATCCTACCCGCACGACCGCACGGCCTGGACGCAGGGCCTGCTCCTCGAAGACGGAGCGATGTACGAGAGCACCGGCCTCCGCGGTCGCTCGACCCTACGCGAAGTCGACCTCGTGACCGGAGGCACGAGGCGCAGCATCGATCTGCCCGCCGGCCTCTTCGCAGAAGGGCTCGCATCCGTTGGAGGGCAGTTGATCCAGCTCACGTGGACGTCGGGCGTGGCACGCGTCTACGACCGCGCAACCTTCGCGCTCGAGCGCCAGCACTCGTACGCCACGCAGGGCTGGGGTCTTTGCCACGACGGCGCGCGCCTCGTTATGAGCGACGGAACGAGCACACTCTACTTCCGCGATCCGACGACGTTCGCACGACAGGGCCAGGTCACCGTCACGCAAGCCGGCAAGCCTCTCAAACAGCTGAACGAACTCGAGTGCGTCGGTGGGAAGGTCTACGCGAACAAGTGGATGTCGGACTGGATCTACGAGATCGACCCACAGAACGGGAACGTCACAGCTGCGATCGATGCGTCAGGCCTTCTCACGGCGACGGAGCGAGCCGAGGCCGACGTCTTGAACGGCATCGCGTACCGTGCCTCGAGTGATACGTACTTCATCACCGGCAAGTTCTGGCCCAAGCTGTTCGAAGTACGCTTCTCAGCCGCGCGCTAG
- a CDS encoding PQQ-binding-like beta-propeller repeat protein, with product MAAFSACERSGRWLAVVGILALGACSSSGQDDSGGPTEPPEVTVSPAPAPSPIATEVPGRPDDLVPPEVSTFADDWPLPGRDYRNSRATTNSTIDSSTVASLGIAWEVPLPGSGAYGNASTTPLVFGDSVYIQDLSSNVTAIVRTTGAVRWKREFNRFVIGPNGVAVGWGLLYGVEGTDDLFALNLVDGTEVWRRRLTRTNTDGVDIQPTVFARKVYASTVPVSLQGIYAGGDRGILQARDVESGTIAWEFDTIASDDIWGEPDVNSGGGSWFPPAIDVDSRRMFWGVANPAPFPGTPDFPNGSSRPGPNLYTNSILTLSATNGAMQWYHQVTPHDLFDRDLIHTLLVDVEIDDETSTCVVGTGKAGLVLGLDPETGEVLWETPVGRHENDDLLELDGPTEVWPGTYGGVLTPPSAADGVVYVATLNAPNRLEPDRPSYIGSELGTAPGQIIAIGADDGRILWDVEVDGDPLGGTTVVNDLVFTATFQGRIYALDRATGDVVHTIEAPGGINGWPAVVGDDLLWPVGLANPPRLVAYRIGAGS from the coding sequence GTGGCAGCATTCAGCGCATGCGAAAGATCGGGCCGGTGGCTCGCCGTCGTCGGTATTCTCGCCCTCGGGGCCTGCTCCTCGAGTGGCCAGGACGACTCGGGGGGGCCCACCGAACCGCCGGAGGTCACCGTATCCCCGGCGCCGGCGCCCTCCCCCATCGCCACCGAAGTACCTGGGCGACCCGACGACCTGGTCCCGCCGGAGGTGTCGACGTTCGCAGACGACTGGCCGCTGCCCGGTCGCGACTACCGAAACTCCCGCGCCACGACCAACTCCACCATCGACTCGTCGACGGTCGCGAGCCTCGGCATCGCATGGGAGGTTCCCCTCCCGGGAAGCGGCGCGTACGGTAACGCGTCGACGACGCCGCTCGTCTTCGGCGACTCCGTCTACATTCAGGATCTCTCCAGCAACGTAACGGCGATCGTTCGGACAACAGGCGCGGTGCGTTGGAAACGCGAGTTCAACCGCTTCGTGATCGGCCCCAACGGCGTCGCGGTCGGCTGGGGGCTCTTGTACGGGGTCGAAGGCACGGACGATCTTTTCGCACTCAATCTCGTCGACGGGACGGAGGTCTGGCGCCGAAGGCTCACCCGCACGAATACCGACGGCGTCGACATTCAACCGACCGTCTTCGCACGAAAAGTGTACGCGAGTACGGTCCCGGTCAGCCTCCAGGGCATCTACGCCGGCGGCGACCGCGGAATCCTGCAGGCGAGGGACGTCGAGAGTGGCACGATCGCGTGGGAGTTCGACACGATCGCCTCGGACGACATCTGGGGCGAGCCCGACGTGAACTCCGGCGGCGGCTCGTGGTTCCCACCCGCGATCGACGTCGACTCGCGCCGGATGTTCTGGGGCGTTGCGAATCCCGCACCGTTCCCCGGCACGCCGGACTTCCCCAACGGCTCGAGCCGCCCCGGCCCCAACCTCTACACCAACTCCATCCTCACACTCAGCGCGACGAACGGCGCGATGCAGTGGTACCACCAGGTCACGCCACACGACCTCTTCGACCGAGACCTCATCCACACGCTCCTCGTCGACGTCGAAATCGACGACGAGACATCAACCTGCGTCGTAGGAACCGGCAAGGCGGGTCTCGTCCTCGGACTCGACCCCGAGACCGGCGAGGTGCTGTGGGAGACGCCGGTCGGCCGGCACGAGAACGACGATCTCCTCGAACTCGACGGGCCGACCGAGGTCTGGCCGGGAACTTACGGTGGAGTGCTCACCCCGCCCTCCGCGGCCGACGGGGTCGTCTACGTCGCGACCCTGAACGCGCCGAACCGACTCGAACCGGATCGTCCCTCCTACATCGGCTCCGAGCTGGGAACGGCGCCCGGGCAGATAATCGCGATCGGCGCCGATGACGGTCGCATTCTGTGGGACGTGGAAGTCGACGGCGATCCCCTCGGCGGAACGACGGTCGTGAACGACCTCGTGTTCACCGCGACGTTCCAGGGCCGCATCTACGCACTCGACCGCGCAACCGGCGACGTCGTCCACACCATCGAAGCACCCGGCGGGATCAACGGCTGGCCCGCGGTCGTCGGCGACGATCTCCTCTGGCCCGTCGGCCTGGCGAACCCGCCTCGGCTCGTCGCGTATCGGATCGGCGCCGGCTCCTGA
- a CDS encoding response regulator, with translation MAERILVVDDEPDLLELVRVNLAQEGFRVDLASSGRVALAELRRAKPDLVVLDLMLPDISGTDLCRRIRADPDLSETPIIILTAKADEVDRVVGFEVGADDYVTKPFSPRELVLRVRAVLRRKSGPSEPQGSVEAGPLMLDPKRHRCFVSGEEIILTAKEFDLLHTLMRNPGRVLTREHLLDRVWGSDVVVTTRTIDTHLKRLREKLGAGGELVETVRGVGYRFAE, from the coding sequence ATGGCCGAGCGAATCCTCGTAGTCGACGACGAGCCTGATCTTCTCGAACTCGTTCGGGTGAACCTCGCTCAAGAGGGGTTTCGAGTGGACCTCGCCAGCTCGGGTCGGGTGGCTCTCGCAGAGCTCCGCCGGGCGAAGCCCGACCTCGTCGTTCTCGACCTCATGCTGCCCGACATCTCGGGCACTGACCTCTGCCGCAGAATCCGCGCCGACCCGGACCTGTCCGAGACCCCGATCATCATCCTGACTGCGAAGGCCGACGAGGTCGACCGCGTCGTCGGCTTCGAGGTCGGCGCCGACGACTACGTGACGAAGCCATTCAGTCCCCGCGAGCTGGTCCTACGCGTGCGCGCAGTTCTGCGTCGAAAGAGCGGACCGTCGGAACCGCAGGGGTCGGTCGAAGCCGGCCCTCTGATGCTCGACCCCAAACGCCATCGCTGCTTCGTCAGCGGTGAGGAGATCATCCTCACCGCGAAGGAATTCGATCTCCTGCACACTCTGATGCGCAACCCGGGCCGAGTCCTCACGCGGGAACACCTGCTCGATCGGGTGTGGGGCTCGGACGTCGTAGTCACGACGCGCACGATCGATACGCACCTGAAGCGGCTCCGCGAGAAGCTCGGCGCCGGTGGAGAGCTGGTCGAAACGGTCCGTGGAGTCGGGTACCGCTTCGCGGAGTGA
- a CDS encoding ATP-binding protein: protein MPTLQLKLTAALTALILFVSLLSGVLLERGLRERETKRIERSLSERLALVEQLTGTTTFGAARSAELDAIADRAAAAADARVTFITPEGLVVGDSEVALDRLPMVDNHADRPEVRAALRGKIGQDARRSGTIGRQLFYLAAPRQQGKGVVRLAVDISNLDDAVWDLRRELITATAVGLIAAFALSFVLSWLTLRPLTEMRRVAASIAGGDLETRLPLRVSDELGDISDAINRMAEQLRTQLDETTGEKERLDAVLNAMVEGVLVVDAGGELLLANDRLRQIFDARGPLRGRPPLEIVRNADFEQLLVDASATDDPVSCDIQVGGPITRELRVQAVRFPSGDVPRVGTVAVFHDMTELRRLEQIRQDFVANASHELRTPLAAVQGFTETLLRAPQLSEEDKHSYLGIIERHALRLGKLVDDLLILSRAESDAANLEFVEVDIASVAQALVNDAKRRPDAAEVTLRLVEGAPAKAWAERQSVEQVLTNLIDNAIKYTEPGGRVEVRVEPSEAWVEARVSDTGLGIPEQDLARIFERFYRVDKARSREMGGTGLGLSIVRHLVQRMGGDIAVDSELGKGSTFSFRLPRKPPAGTS from the coding sequence ATGCCGACTCTGCAACTAAAACTCACCGCAGCGCTCACCGCGCTCATCCTGTTCGTGAGCCTCCTCTCGGGCGTTCTTCTCGAGCGGGGCCTGCGGGAACGCGAGACCAAGCGCATCGAGCGCTCCCTCAGCGAACGCCTGGCCCTCGTCGAGCAACTGACGGGGACGACCACGTTCGGAGCCGCGCGGAGCGCGGAACTGGATGCCATCGCCGACCGCGCCGCCGCCGCGGCCGACGCCCGCGTGACGTTCATCACGCCCGAGGGCCTGGTCGTCGGCGACTCCGAGGTCGCTCTCGACCGGCTTCCCATGGTCGACAATCACGCCGACCGGCCCGAGGTTCGCGCGGCGCTACGCGGGAAGATCGGGCAGGACGCACGCCGCAGCGGAACCATCGGGCGGCAACTCTTCTATCTCGCCGCGCCTCGTCAGCAGGGGAAGGGCGTCGTCCGGCTGGCCGTAGACATCTCCAATCTAGACGATGCAGTCTGGGATCTGCGGCGCGAGTTGATCACGGCGACGGCCGTCGGTTTGATCGCCGCGTTTGCCCTCTCGTTCGTCCTGTCGTGGTTGACGCTCCGTCCCCTCACGGAGATGCGCCGCGTGGCCGCATCCATCGCCGGCGGGGACCTGGAAACCCGTCTCCCTCTCCGCGTGAGCGACGAACTCGGTGACATTTCCGACGCCATCAATCGGATGGCCGAGCAACTCCGAACACAGCTCGACGAGACGACGGGAGAGAAGGAACGGCTCGACGCCGTCTTAAACGCGATGGTGGAGGGCGTTCTCGTCGTCGATGCCGGCGGCGAGCTTCTCCTCGCAAACGACCGACTCCGTCAGATCTTCGACGCGCGAGGGCCTCTGCGTGGGCGACCGCCACTCGAAATCGTTCGTAACGCAGACTTCGAGCAGCTCCTCGTCGACGCGAGCGCCACCGACGATCCGGTGTCCTGCGACATCCAGGTCGGCGGACCCATCACACGCGAGTTGCGCGTTCAGGCCGTGCGGTTCCCTTCGGGTGACGTTCCGCGCGTGGGAACAGTCGCCGTGTTCCACGACATGACGGAACTCCGTCGTCTCGAACAGATACGACAAGACTTTGTGGCGAACGCGTCGCACGAGCTTCGGACTCCGCTCGCGGCGGTCCAGGGGTTCACCGAGACGCTCCTTCGTGCCCCGCAGCTCTCGGAGGAGGACAAACACTCCTATCTCGGTATCATCGAGCGCCACGCACTGCGGCTCGGCAAGCTGGTGGACGATCTCCTCATTCTGTCTCGCGCCGAAAGCGACGCCGCGAACCTCGAATTCGTCGAGGTCGACATCGCCTCGGTGGCCCAGGCTCTCGTGAACGACGCCAAGCGGCGCCCGGACGCAGCCGAGGTCACGCTCCGGCTGGTTGAAGGCGCCCCCGCGAAGGCGTGGGCCGAGCGCCAGAGCGTCGAGCAGGTCCTCACGAACCTCATCGACAACGCCATCAAGTACACCGAGCCCGGCGGGCGGGTAGAGGTCCGGGTAGAGCCGTCGGAAGCCTGGGTGGAGGCTCGGGTCTCCGATACCGGCCTCGGCATTCCCGAGCAGGATCTCGCCCGGATCTTCGAACGCTTCTACCGTGTCGACAAGGCCCGATCCCGCGAGATGGGCGGCACCGGGCTCGGCCTCTCGATCGTTCGGCACCTGGTGCAGCGGATGGGCGGCGACATCGCGGTCGACAGTGAGCTCGGCAAGGGATCCACGTTCTCGTTCCGGCTCCCACGAAAACCCCCGGCCGGGACCTCCTGA
- a CDS encoding arylamine N-acetyltransferase — translation MSVDAYLERIAYTGPTSPTLETLIGVHRAHMDAVPYENLAIHLGGENTLVEADFVQKIVTRRRGGWCYEMNGLLTWALREMGFDITRASAAAGRALIGDDADDNHLIAFADLDRRWVVDVGLGDGPSEPFPLEERSWSEGPLEFRLERLDGPWWRFHNHQTGLALSCDFTEEPRELPSFQKVCTMLQTEDDSIFRIFALVIRRTPGGFRALRDITWIEAVDNEKQEHEITSVEEYRERLTGLIGHSLGADADTLWRDASARAKKRADDTAKTK, via the coding sequence ATGTCCGTCGACGCGTACCTCGAACGAATCGCCTACACCGGCCCGACGAGCCCCACCCTGGAGACGCTCATCGGCGTTCACCGCGCCCACATGGACGCGGTGCCGTACGAGAACCTCGCGATCCATCTCGGAGGCGAGAACACCCTCGTCGAAGCCGACTTCGTCCAGAAGATCGTCACGAGGCGACGCGGTGGCTGGTGCTACGAGATGAACGGACTGCTCACCTGGGCGCTGCGCGAGATGGGCTTCGATATCACCCGTGCGTCCGCAGCCGCCGGCCGAGCGCTGATCGGCGACGACGCGGACGACAACCACCTGATCGCCTTCGCGGATCTCGACCGCCGGTGGGTGGTCGACGTCGGACTCGGGGACGGGCCGAGCGAACCGTTCCCTCTCGAGGAACGCAGCTGGTCGGAGGGACCACTCGAGTTCCGACTGGAGCGCCTCGACGGCCCGTGGTGGCGCTTTCACAACCACCAGACCGGCCTGGCGCTCTCGTGCGACTTCACCGAAGAGCCCCGCGAACTGCCGTCGTTCCAGAAGGTGTGCACGATGCTCCAGACCGAGGACGATTCGATCTTCCGCATCTTCGCGCTGGTGATTCGCCGCACGCCGGGTGGATTTCGCGCCCTTCGCGACATCACGTGGATCGAAGCCGTCGACAACGAGAAGCAGGAGCACGAGATCACGTCGGTCGAGGAGTATCGAGAGCGACTGACGGGACTCATCGGCCACTCGCTGGGCGCCGATGCCGACACCCTGTGGCGCGACGCCTCCGCGCGCGCGAAGAAGCGCGCCGACGACACCGCGAAGACGAAGTGA
- a CDS encoding CocE/NonD family hydrolase — MSAPSLGELVEMAGAVWPILQNAITSGRLFRPQCHLTDPDPDILCEWDVRIPLADGTHVTANVFRSKSAAARGEKVPVVMCAHPYDNHLIPALGKTPLGGPPQQYRLIPQEDAPTFSTLTSWEAPDPNFWVRAGYAVVNMNMPGYANSGGRPTLFSASQTEAFGEAIDWVGTREWCTGKVGLSGVSYLAISQYAVAAGQTSRGVPSCLRAISPWEGISNLFQDMFREGGVAETGFPVFWWHTEVRPTINCSVEEFGASEGHLPQEVAEAHPFYDDYWRAKVPALEAIDLPMLICASFSDQGLHSRGSLRAFRKARSAQKWLYTHRRLKWDSYYSDEVLGLTRAFFDCFLKDDTENGFLDQAPVRLEIRSSRETIHEVREEQEWPIARTSYRRLYLASEELTEAAVPKESELIYDARTGQLRLRFAFTEDTELTGYMKLRLWVEARSDGTEPTPDDMILFAGVEKIDGHGQKVRFYGSVGNHADIMTRGLLAVSRRKLDRAQSTRWEPVLKNDQDEKLQAGQIVSVEIALNASSTFFAAGEGIELIVSPTEIVPSPPFRKDARTNRGVHVIYLGGRYDSHLLIPVVPATH, encoded by the coding sequence GTGAGCGCGCCCAGCCTCGGGGAACTCGTGGAGATGGCCGGCGCCGTCTGGCCAATTCTCCAAAACGCGATCACCTCGGGCCGACTCTTCCGGCCTCAGTGCCACCTGACCGACCCGGACCCCGACATCCTCTGCGAATGGGACGTCCGAATCCCGCTCGCCGATGGCACGCACGTCACCGCGAACGTGTTCCGTTCGAAGAGTGCGGCCGCCCGCGGCGAGAAGGTGCCGGTCGTGATGTGCGCGCATCCTTACGACAACCACTTGATTCCGGCGCTCGGGAAGACGCCCCTCGGCGGCCCCCCGCAGCAGTACCGGCTCATCCCGCAGGAAGACGCGCCCACCTTTTCGACGCTGACGAGCTGGGAGGCGCCCGATCCCAACTTTTGGGTGCGCGCGGGCTACGCCGTGGTCAACATGAACATGCCCGGCTACGCGAACAGCGGCGGCCGACCGACGCTCTTCTCGGCGTCGCAGACCGAGGCGTTCGGCGAGGCGATCGACTGGGTGGGGACTCGCGAGTGGTGCACCGGCAAGGTCGGGCTAAGCGGCGTGAGCTACCTCGCGATCAGCCAGTACGCCGTGGCCGCCGGCCAGACCTCGCGCGGCGTTCCGTCGTGTCTGCGCGCAATCAGTCCATGGGAGGGCATCTCGAACCTCTTCCAGGACATGTTCCGCGAAGGAGGGGTTGCCGAGACCGGCTTTCCCGTCTTCTGGTGGCACACCGAGGTGCGACCGACGATCAACTGCAGCGTCGAAGAGTTCGGCGCGAGCGAGGGCCACCTGCCGCAGGAAGTCGCAGAGGCCCATCCATTCTACGACGACTACTGGCGCGCGAAGGTCCCCGCCCTGGAAGCGATCGACCTCCCGATGCTGATCTGCGCGAGCTTCTCCGATCAGGGGCTGCACTCCCGCGGGAGCCTCCGCGCCTTTCGAAAGGCACGCTCGGCTCAGAAGTGGCTCTACACGCATCGCCGCCTGAAGTGGGACTCGTACTACTCAGACGAAGTTCTGGGACTTACGCGCGCCTTCTTCGATTGCTTCCTGAAGGACGACACCGAGAACGGGTTCCTCGACCAGGCGCCCGTCCGGCTCGAAATCCGCTCGTCGCGCGAGACCATCCACGAAGTTCGTGAGGAGCAAGAGTGGCCGATCGCACGCACGTCGTACCGCCGGCTCTACCTGGCAAGCGAGGAACTGACGGAGGCCGCCGTGCCGAAGGAGTCCGAGCTGATCTACGACGCTCGGACGGGCCAACTTCGCCTACGCTTCGCGTTCACCGAAGACACCGAGCTCACCGGCTACATGAAGCTCCGACTGTGGGTCGAGGCGCGCTCCGACGGGACCGAACCGACACCGGACGACATGATCCTCTTCGCGGGGGTCGAGAAAATCGACGGCCACGGGCAGAAGGTCCGCTTCTACGGCTCTGTCGGGAACCACGCCGACATCATGACGCGGGGTCTGCTGGCCGTTTCCCGACGCAAGCTCGACCGGGCGCAGTCGACGAGGTGGGAACCGGTCCTAAAGAACGACCAGGATGAGAAGCTCCAGGCGGGACAGATCGTATCCGTCGAGATCGCGCTGAACGCGAGCAGCACGTTCTTCGCCGCCGGCGAGGGAATCGAACTCATCGTGTCTCCCACGGAGATCGTGCCCTCGCCGCCCTTTCGCAAGGATGCGCGTACCAATCGCGGGGTCCACGTGATCTACTTGGGTGGACGGTACGACTCGCACCTGCTGATCCCGGTCGTCCCCGCGACTCATTGA
- a CDS encoding phytanoyl-CoA dioxygenase family protein, with protein MGLLNAAQQEQWKTHGYFSLPGELGPETVQELTRWVEEVASWSIPKEPGLHHTEDIDGEERLARSEDFDPYHAGLSAFMRDGVIARVLEELFGEPAVLFKEKINFKYPGGGGFAPHQDAPAYRFIDHHISCMVPIDPSTIESGCLYFAPGYDEGLLPNAAGRIDETWLSGARWEPLEAMPGDLVFFDSYAPHKSGTNGSKAPRRLMYLTYNSASKGDFRETYYADKRSELRTEGQEGASGHVRISINDDFLGKPVTERTQPR; from the coding sequence ATGGGACTCCTGAACGCAGCGCAGCAAGAACAGTGGAAGACGCACGGGTATTTCTCGCTGCCGGGCGAGCTCGGTCCGGAGACGGTCCAGGAACTCACGCGGTGGGTCGAGGAGGTTGCCTCCTGGTCGATTCCGAAGGAACCGGGGCTGCACCACACCGAGGACATCGACGGGGAGGAACGACTCGCGCGCTCCGAAGACTTCGATCCGTATCACGCGGGGCTGTCGGCCTTCATGCGCGACGGCGTAATCGCTCGCGTCCTCGAGGAGTTGTTCGGCGAGCCCGCCGTGTTGTTCAAGGAGAAGATCAACTTCAAGTACCCCGGAGGGGGCGGCTTCGCTCCGCATCAAGACGCGCCGGCCTACCGGTTCATCGACCACCACATCTCGTGCATGGTTCCGATAGACCCGTCGACCATCGAGAGCGGGTGCCTGTACTTCGCGCCGGGCTACGACGAGGGGCTGCTTCCCAACGCCGCCGGCCGCATTGACGAGACGTGGCTGAGCGGGGCCCGGTGGGAGCCGCTCGAAGCCATGCCGGGCGATCTGGTGTTTTTCGACTCCTACGCCCCGCACAAGAGCGGTACGAACGGCTCGAAGGCACCGCGTCGGCTTATGTACCTCACCTACAACAGCGCCTCGAAGGGCGACTTCCGGGAAACCTACTACGCCGACAAGCGCTCTGAGCTCAGAACGGAAGGCCAGGAAGGGGCGTCCGGACACGTCCGCATCTCAATCAACGACGACTTCCTCGGCAAACCCGTGACCGAGCGAACCCAACCACGCTGA
- a CDS encoding dienelactone hydrolase family protein, with translation MATSGETIKYNAGGTELIGWAETGTGSTPRPGVLVVHEWWGLNDYVKGRAQQLAALGYEALAVDMYGGGQTAANPEEANGLMSAALGDVPALEQRFQAAVDALKARPGVDGSKIAAIGYCFGGAVVLHAARIGLPLAGVTSFHGSLGSFHKPAPGSVQAKVLVCHGAADALVPEEDVAAFKAEMDAAGADYRFEAYPGAFHSFSNSDATAAGEKYGMPLKYDADADARSWADMSAFFGKIFG, from the coding sequence ATGGCAACGAGCGGCGAAACGATCAAATACAATGCAGGTGGAACCGAGCTGATCGGTTGGGCCGAAACTGGAACGGGAAGCACTCCGCGTCCCGGCGTCCTCGTCGTGCACGAATGGTGGGGGCTGAACGACTACGTCAAAGGCCGCGCGCAGCAGCTTGCCGCGCTGGGCTACGAGGCTCTCGCCGTCGACATGTACGGCGGTGGCCAGACCGCCGCCAACCCCGAGGAAGCCAACGGCCTCATGTCGGCCGCCCTCGGCGACGTCCCTGCCCTAGAGCAACGCTTCCAGGCCGCCGTCGATGCACTCAAGGCCCGGCCCGGGGTCGACGGCTCGAAGATCGCAGCGATCGGCTACTGCTTCGGCGGCGCGGTCGTTCTTCATGCCGCCCGTATCGGTCTGCCCCTGGCGGGCGTCACGAGCTTCCACGGCTCGCTCGGCTCGTTCCACAAGCCGGCGCCGGGAAGCGTGCAGGCGAAGGTCCTGGTCTGCCACGGTGCCGCGGACGCCCTCGTGCCAGAGGAAGACGTCGCCGCGTTCAAGGCGGAGATGGACGCCGCCGGGGCCGACTACCGCTTCGAAGCGTACCCCGGCGCCTTCCACAGCTTCTCGAATTCCGACGCGACCGCGGCCGGCGAGAAGTACGGCATGCCGCTCAAGTACGACGCAGACGCCGATGCCCGCTCGTGGGCCGACATGAGCGCGTTCTTCGGCAAGATCTTCGGCTGA